A single window of Nasonia vitripennis strain AsymCx chromosome 4, Nvit_psr_1.1, whole genome shotgun sequence DNA harbors:
- the LOC100123526 gene encoding ubiquitin carboxyl-terminal hydrolase 16 isoform X1, with product MGKKRRQHDNNVDGSEDSTESGDGYNSKGPTCAHFMQAQNVLNLRKAVKDKKMNNKCFDCQKAGVDMITDNEDELSNEPPLLWICLQCGHVACGRDKKSHAIEHHETPRNGVHCVVMDTQRWSVWCYKCDDTVNNSSPKHKRKLDEITDLLKKWANKPAPTQPKPHITMCQNETSTMDNEKKKILNNLPKVGGLVNLGNTCFFNAVLQCLAQTPYLIKVLDDLQEPGQKFVLPGGKLKVADEEEIELPPIEGVLEESGNFTPVLRKTLSDMQNSDGQVYKPAELLNSLRKKTMACTDGGQHDSHELLRHLLELVRNEDVRRYQKVILEEVGLSGKTKPQCVDENLKSRVKFYGNQANAKLLGPERVFRGELVSTLNCLECHHSSIRTEPFLDLSLPILIEKPLPPILKRKNSSYENSVDAMGNNVSNTPTKHESKKAFRQASKANHRSNRIKSRDSYCSPNTNRISEEKKGYVAESEESDADVEDNIENEDASAPEIGESGYSSEKPSAVTSPVSLADLRTTDRNDSLDMNVSSIEIDVTSCSFDYTSLANDNNTNFNNSQSPDDVPMLDITENRKNDTMGLSLSNSLIAHPDWTSPEVPTISPLSSPLTSKDSPTSPISSAVDGDDNEKVSKLVLRLDNNTEKQESSDKEDSTNKASTELADDISTSNKGNNTSKKLSNGIGDLMSNITKLDLSSPFDSPTRYPTKDGECSVQVYLNQFTERELMSGNNKVGCTACTERENKGKKEGVKMVCTDSTKQYLISRVPAVLILHLKRFQVQKFSFRKVGKHVSFPMLLDLAPVSKDYTKRRIYALYGVVEHSGTLYGGHYIAYVKSRAPLKPNDPRWSFLPTRDSFENKESSSESNSELESDETSENKTPQVEPPPGRWYYVSDSRVHEVDEKTVLGSEAYLLFYERIL from the exons ATGGGGAAGAAGCGCAGACAGCACGACAACAATGTCGACGGCAGCGAGGATTCAACCGAGTCAGGAGATGGATACAACAGCA aaggACCAACATGTGCACACTTTATGCAAGCTCAGAATGTGCTTAACTTGAGGAAAGCCGTGAAAGACAAGAAAATGAACAACAAGTGCTTCGATTGTCAAAAGGCTGGCGTTGACATGATCACGGACAATGAAGATGAG CTTTCTAACGAGCCACCGCTGTTGTGGATTTGTCTGCAATGTGGACACGTTGCATGCGGACGAGATAAGAAGAGCCATGCCATAGAACATCATGAAACTCCCAGAAATGGAGTTCATTGCGTAGTCATGGATACTCAGAGATGGAGCGTTTGGTGCTACAAATGTGATGATACTGTTAATAATAG TAGTCCTAAACATAAAAGGAAACTCGATGAGATTACAgacttattgaaaaaatgGGCGAACAAGCCTGCACCAACGCAGCCAAAACCTCATATAACCATGTGCCAAAATGAAACATCAACCATGGACaatgagaagaaaaaaattttaaacaatcttCCCAAAGTTGGT GGATTAGTGAATTTAGGAAATACGTGCTTTTTTAATGCTGTATTACAATGTCTGGCACAGACACcttatttaattaaagttttGGATGATTTACAAGAGCCGGGACAAAAGTTTGTATTACCTGGTGGAAAGTTAAAGGTAGCAGATGAGGAAGAAATTGAATTG CCACCCATTGAAGGAGTTTTGGAAGAAAGTGGTAATTTTACTCCAGTTCTGCGCAAAACTTTGTCAGACATGCAGAATTCTGATGGTCAAGTTTATAAGCCGGCTGAATTATTGAAttctttgagaaaaaaaactatggCATGTACTGATGGAGGTCAACATGATTCACACGAACTTCTAAGGCATTTATTAGAACTTGTTCGCAATGAGGATGTCAGG AGATATCAAAAAGTTATTTTGGAAGAAGTTGGCTTAAGTGGAAAAACAAAACCACAGTGCGTAGATGAGAATCTGAAGTCTCGCGTGAAATTTTACGGCAATCAAGCTAATGCTAAACTATTGGGTCCAGAAAGAGTTTTTAGAGGAGAACTGGTTTCAACTTTAAACTGCTTAGAATGCCACCATTCTTCGATAAGGACTGAACCCTTTTTAGATCTTAGTTTGCCCATATTGATAGAGAAACCACTGCCTCCTATTCTAAA AAGGAAGAACAGTAGTTATGAGAATTCTGTTGATGCAATGGGTAACAATGTTTCTAATACTCCTACCAAGCATGAATCGAAGAAAGCGTTCAGGCAGGCTAGTAAAGCAAATCATAGATCaaatagaataaaaagtaGGGACAGTTATTGCTCGCCAAACACCAATCGTATATCCGAAGAAAAGAAAGGATATGTAGCTGAATCTG AAGAAAGTGACGCGGATGTAGAAGATAACATTGAAAATGAAGATGCTTCCGCTCCAGAAATCGGCGAGTCAGGCTATAGTTCTGAGAAACCATCTGCTGTAACAAGCCCTGTATCATTAGCAGATCTTAGAACTACAGATCGAAACGACTCGCTTGATATGAATGTTTCTTCTATTGAAATCGATGTGACATCCTGCAGCTTTGATTACACGTCACTGGCCAACGATAATAACACTAATTTCAATAATTCGCAAAGCCCTGATGACGTTCCAATGTTAGATATCACAGAAAATAGAAAGAACGATACAATGGGATTATCTCTTTCAAACTCGTTGATCGCTCATCCTGATTGGACTAGCCCCGAAGTTCCAACGATTAGTCCATTGAGTAGCCCACTGACATCGAAAGATAGTCCTACAAGCCCAATTTCTAGCGCTGTTGATGGAGACGACAATGAAAAAGTAAGTAAATTGGTTTTAAGACTCGATAACAACACCGAGAAACAGGAGTCGAGTGATAAGGAAGACTCTACGAA CAAAGCGAGTACCGAGTTGGCAGACGATATTTCGACGAGTAACAAGGGAAACAATACATCGAAAAAGCTGTCGAATGGCATTGGCGACCTAATGTCGAATATAACTAAATTAGATTTATCGAGTCCATTCGATTCCCCCACTAGATATCCCACGAAAGACGGAGAATGTTCTGTCCAGGTGTATCTTAATCAATTCACAGAGCGCGAGTTAATGAGCGGGAATAATAAAGTAGGATGCACTGCTTGCACCGAAAGAGAAAATAAG GGAAAAAAGGAGGGCGTAAAAATGGTTTGCACAGATAGTACCAAGCAGTATCTCATCTCTCGTGTACCAGCAGTTCTTATTCTGCACTTGAAAAGATTTCAAGTACAAAAGTTTAGTTTTCGTAAAGTTGGGAAACATGTTAGTTTTCCAATGCTCTTAGATTTGGCACCAGTTAGCAAAGACTATACTAAACGTAGGATATACGCATTATACGGTGTTGTGGAGCACAGTGGCACTTTATACGGCGGACACTATATCGCCTACGTCaag TCGAGAGCACCGTTAAAACCTAACGATCCACGGTGGTCCTTTTTACCAACTAGGGACAGCTTTGAGAATAAAGAATCATCGAGCGAGTCCAACTCTGAATTAGAAAGCGATGAAACGTCAGAGAACAAGACTCCCCAAGTTGAACCACCACCTGGTCGGTGGTATTACGTATCCGATTCAAG GGTTCACGAAGTAGACGAGAAAACCGTTTTAGGTAGCGAAGCTTACTTGTTATTTTACgaaagaatattataa
- the LOC100123526 gene encoding ubiquitin carboxyl-terminal hydrolase 16 isoform X2, producing MGKKRRQHDNNVDGSEDSTESGDGYNSRPTCAHFMQAQNVLNLRKAVKDKKMNNKCFDCQKAGVDMITDNEDELSNEPPLLWICLQCGHVACGRDKKSHAIEHHETPRNGVHCVVMDTQRWSVWCYKCDDTVNNSSPKHKRKLDEITDLLKKWANKPAPTQPKPHITMCQNETSTMDNEKKKILNNLPKVGGLVNLGNTCFFNAVLQCLAQTPYLIKVLDDLQEPGQKFVLPGGKLKVADEEEIELPPIEGVLEESGNFTPVLRKTLSDMQNSDGQVYKPAELLNSLRKKTMACTDGGQHDSHELLRHLLELVRNEDVRRYQKVILEEVGLSGKTKPQCVDENLKSRVKFYGNQANAKLLGPERVFRGELVSTLNCLECHHSSIRTEPFLDLSLPILIEKPLPPILKRKNSSYENSVDAMGNNVSNTPTKHESKKAFRQASKANHRSNRIKSRDSYCSPNTNRISEEKKGYVAESEESDADVEDNIENEDASAPEIGESGYSSEKPSAVTSPVSLADLRTTDRNDSLDMNVSSIEIDVTSCSFDYTSLANDNNTNFNNSQSPDDVPMLDITENRKNDTMGLSLSNSLIAHPDWTSPEVPTISPLSSPLTSKDSPTSPISSAVDGDDNEKVSKLVLRLDNNTEKQESSDKEDSTNKASTELADDISTSNKGNNTSKKLSNGIGDLMSNITKLDLSSPFDSPTRYPTKDGECSVQVYLNQFTERELMSGNNKVGCTACTERENKGKKEGVKMVCTDSTKQYLISRVPAVLILHLKRFQVQKFSFRKVGKHVSFPMLLDLAPVSKDYTKRRIYALYGVVEHSGTLYGGHYIAYVKSRAPLKPNDPRWSFLPTRDSFENKESSSESNSELESDETSENKTPQVEPPPGRWYYVSDSRVHEVDEKTVLGSEAYLLFYERIL from the exons ATGGGGAAGAAGCGCAGACAGCACGACAACAATGTCGACGGCAGCGAGGATTCAACCGAGTCAGGAGATGGATACAACAGCA gACCAACATGTGCACACTTTATGCAAGCTCAGAATGTGCTTAACTTGAGGAAAGCCGTGAAAGACAAGAAAATGAACAACAAGTGCTTCGATTGTCAAAAGGCTGGCGTTGACATGATCACGGACAATGAAGATGAG CTTTCTAACGAGCCACCGCTGTTGTGGATTTGTCTGCAATGTGGACACGTTGCATGCGGACGAGATAAGAAGAGCCATGCCATAGAACATCATGAAACTCCCAGAAATGGAGTTCATTGCGTAGTCATGGATACTCAGAGATGGAGCGTTTGGTGCTACAAATGTGATGATACTGTTAATAATAG TAGTCCTAAACATAAAAGGAAACTCGATGAGATTACAgacttattgaaaaaatgGGCGAACAAGCCTGCACCAACGCAGCCAAAACCTCATATAACCATGTGCCAAAATGAAACATCAACCATGGACaatgagaagaaaaaaattttaaacaatcttCCCAAAGTTGGT GGATTAGTGAATTTAGGAAATACGTGCTTTTTTAATGCTGTATTACAATGTCTGGCACAGACACcttatttaattaaagttttGGATGATTTACAAGAGCCGGGACAAAAGTTTGTATTACCTGGTGGAAAGTTAAAGGTAGCAGATGAGGAAGAAATTGAATTG CCACCCATTGAAGGAGTTTTGGAAGAAAGTGGTAATTTTACTCCAGTTCTGCGCAAAACTTTGTCAGACATGCAGAATTCTGATGGTCAAGTTTATAAGCCGGCTGAATTATTGAAttctttgagaaaaaaaactatggCATGTACTGATGGAGGTCAACATGATTCACACGAACTTCTAAGGCATTTATTAGAACTTGTTCGCAATGAGGATGTCAGG AGATATCAAAAAGTTATTTTGGAAGAAGTTGGCTTAAGTGGAAAAACAAAACCACAGTGCGTAGATGAGAATCTGAAGTCTCGCGTGAAATTTTACGGCAATCAAGCTAATGCTAAACTATTGGGTCCAGAAAGAGTTTTTAGAGGAGAACTGGTTTCAACTTTAAACTGCTTAGAATGCCACCATTCTTCGATAAGGACTGAACCCTTTTTAGATCTTAGTTTGCCCATATTGATAGAGAAACCACTGCCTCCTATTCTAAA AAGGAAGAACAGTAGTTATGAGAATTCTGTTGATGCAATGGGTAACAATGTTTCTAATACTCCTACCAAGCATGAATCGAAGAAAGCGTTCAGGCAGGCTAGTAAAGCAAATCATAGATCaaatagaataaaaagtaGGGACAGTTATTGCTCGCCAAACACCAATCGTATATCCGAAGAAAAGAAAGGATATGTAGCTGAATCTG AAGAAAGTGACGCGGATGTAGAAGATAACATTGAAAATGAAGATGCTTCCGCTCCAGAAATCGGCGAGTCAGGCTATAGTTCTGAGAAACCATCTGCTGTAACAAGCCCTGTATCATTAGCAGATCTTAGAACTACAGATCGAAACGACTCGCTTGATATGAATGTTTCTTCTATTGAAATCGATGTGACATCCTGCAGCTTTGATTACACGTCACTGGCCAACGATAATAACACTAATTTCAATAATTCGCAAAGCCCTGATGACGTTCCAATGTTAGATATCACAGAAAATAGAAAGAACGATACAATGGGATTATCTCTTTCAAACTCGTTGATCGCTCATCCTGATTGGACTAGCCCCGAAGTTCCAACGATTAGTCCATTGAGTAGCCCACTGACATCGAAAGATAGTCCTACAAGCCCAATTTCTAGCGCTGTTGATGGAGACGACAATGAAAAAGTAAGTAAATTGGTTTTAAGACTCGATAACAACACCGAGAAACAGGAGTCGAGTGATAAGGAAGACTCTACGAA CAAAGCGAGTACCGAGTTGGCAGACGATATTTCGACGAGTAACAAGGGAAACAATACATCGAAAAAGCTGTCGAATGGCATTGGCGACCTAATGTCGAATATAACTAAATTAGATTTATCGAGTCCATTCGATTCCCCCACTAGATATCCCACGAAAGACGGAGAATGTTCTGTCCAGGTGTATCTTAATCAATTCACAGAGCGCGAGTTAATGAGCGGGAATAATAAAGTAGGATGCACTGCTTGCACCGAAAGAGAAAATAAG GGAAAAAAGGAGGGCGTAAAAATGGTTTGCACAGATAGTACCAAGCAGTATCTCATCTCTCGTGTACCAGCAGTTCTTATTCTGCACTTGAAAAGATTTCAAGTACAAAAGTTTAGTTTTCGTAAAGTTGGGAAACATGTTAGTTTTCCAATGCTCTTAGATTTGGCACCAGTTAGCAAAGACTATACTAAACGTAGGATATACGCATTATACGGTGTTGTGGAGCACAGTGGCACTTTATACGGCGGACACTATATCGCCTACGTCaag TCGAGAGCACCGTTAAAACCTAACGATCCACGGTGGTCCTTTTTACCAACTAGGGACAGCTTTGAGAATAAAGAATCATCGAGCGAGTCCAACTCTGAATTAGAAAGCGATGAAACGTCAGAGAACAAGACTCCCCAAGTTGAACCACCACCTGGTCGGTGGTATTACGTATCCGATTCAAG GGTTCACGAAGTAGACGAGAAAACCGTTTTAGGTAGCGAAGCTTACTTGTTATTTTACgaaagaatattataa